One genomic segment of Candidatus Curtissbacteria bacterium includes these proteins:
- a CDS encoding four helix bundle protein, producing the protein MRGNTEKDVFKRRPYQFTLDLIKFTEGLPKDRVVDVIVKQLIRCGTSVCANYVEAYAASSKRDYANFFSYSLKSANESKFWNSLLRDTGKADKEDAQVLLDDELDQISRILGSSLITLRRKDAKN; encoded by the coding sequence ATGCGGGGTAACACCGAAAAAGATGTCTTTAAAAGGAGGCCTTATCAATTCACTTTGGATTTAATTAAGTTTACTGAAGGTCTTCCCAAGGATCGGGTGGTAGATGTAATAGTTAAACAATTGATTCGATGCGGGACTTCGGTCTGTGCAAATTATGTTGAGGCATACGCAGCAAGTTCCAAACGAGATTATGCCAATTTTTTCAGTTACTCACTTAAATCAGCTAACGAAAGTAAATTTTGGAATTCTTTATTAAGGGATACTGGTAAGGCAGACAAAGAAGATGCTCAAGTGTTACTTGATGATGAGTTGGATCAGATATCTAGAATCTTAGGGTCAAGCTTAATAACTTTAAGACGTAAAGATGCTAAAAATTAA